In the Candidatus Palauibacter polyketidifaciens genome, one interval contains:
- a CDS encoding Trm112 family protein, translated as MPLDDRLLEILVCPKCKAELEYRVGEVEEALLCHACGLKFEVDEGIPIMLIDEAKPL; from the coding sequence ATGCCCCTCGACGACCGACTGCTTGAGATCCTCGTCTGCCCGAAGTGCAAGGCGGAGCTGGAGTACCGCGTGGGGGAGGTAGAGGAAGCCCTGCTCTGTCACGCTTGCGGCCTGAAGTTCGAAGTCGACGAGGGGATCCCGATCATGCTCATCGACGAGGCGAAACCTCTCTGA
- the era gene encoding GTPase Era: MTFRAGFVAIVGLPNVGKSTLLNTFLGERLAAVTPRAQTTQRRLLGIHSDEASQAVFIDTPGLLEPRYTLHRSMREEALSALEDADLVLAVADAGFEPSLDWAGEFAHSVRVPKILCLNKIDRVEISGREALWARFAGGGWDGVYGTFATKGEGVPELLEALSARLPESPPLYPVDELSDAPVRHFVAEMIRETCLEELADEVPYAVAIRIEEFRVRKGGRPTYIEALIHVEKESQKGIVVGAGGRTIRKLGSRSRRKIERFLGGQIYLRLRVKVLPNWRKKTHHLRVLGFRVPARES; the protein is encoded by the coding sequence ATGACGTTCAGGGCCGGTTTCGTCGCCATCGTCGGACTTCCGAATGTCGGAAAGTCCACGCTGCTCAACACCTTCCTGGGCGAGCGCCTCGCGGCCGTGACGCCGAGGGCCCAGACGACGCAGCGACGGCTGCTCGGGATCCATTCGGACGAAGCCTCCCAGGCCGTGTTCATCGACACGCCCGGCCTCCTCGAGCCTCGCTACACGCTGCATCGATCGATGAGGGAAGAGGCTCTCTCGGCGCTGGAAGACGCGGACCTCGTGCTCGCCGTGGCGGACGCGGGGTTCGAACCCAGCCTCGACTGGGCCGGCGAGTTCGCGCACTCGGTCCGTGTACCGAAGATCCTCTGCCTCAACAAGATCGACCGGGTGGAGATATCCGGTCGAGAGGCGCTTTGGGCCCGATTCGCAGGCGGCGGCTGGGACGGCGTATACGGGACGTTCGCGACGAAGGGCGAGGGGGTTCCCGAGTTGCTCGAAGCCCTGTCTGCGCGACTTCCGGAGTCGCCGCCGCTGTACCCCGTGGATGAACTGTCGGACGCGCCGGTCCGGCACTTCGTCGCCGAGATGATCCGGGAGACGTGCCTCGAGGAGCTGGCGGACGAGGTCCCCTACGCAGTGGCCATCCGGATCGAGGAGTTCCGGGTTCGGAAGGGAGGCAGGCCCACGTACATCGAGGCCCTGATCCACGTGGAGAAGGAATCCCAGAAGGGAATCGTCGTGGGAGCGGGCGGAAGGACCATCCGGAAGCTCGGAAGCCGCTCTCGCCGGAAGATCGAACGCTTCCTGGGCGGGCAGATCTACCTGCGGCTTCGCGTCAAGGTCCTCCCGAACTGGCGGAAGAAGACGCACCACCTTAGGGTGCTCGGATTCCGGGTTCCCGCGCGGGAGAGCTGA
- the prfB gene encoding peptide chain release factor 2 (programmed frameshift) — protein sequence MTELVRQKERAEALRGRLDELRGYLEIFEKLTRIDELEKKMAAPDFWNDREGAKEVIGEANLLKSWTRPWADCSARVDDLFEMTLLLEDEDDAELEAELEAGLGRTEAEAARLESRNMLRGEDAHRSALVTINPGAGGTESQDWAQMLMRMYVRWAEQHGYDVEVMDLLPAEEAGIKSATLDVDGQFAYGYLSAERGVHRLVRISPFDSQRRRHTSFASVFVYPVVDEDIEVAVNEEELRVDTFRASGAGGQHVNKTDSAVRITHLPTGIVVSCQQERSQHKNKSKAMKMLQAALYQRAVEEREARRAELEGAKTRIEWGRQIRSYVLQPYKMVKDHRTNLEVGNVDAVLDGEIDGFIQAFLQESGKTNA from the exons ATGACGGAGCTCGTGAGACAGAAAGAACGCGCCGAGGCGCTGCGCGGCCGGCTCGATGAGCTACGGGGGTATCTT GAGATCTTCGAGAAGCTGACCCGCATCGACGAACTCGAGAAGAAAATGGCGGCCCCCGACTTCTGGAACGACCGCGAGGGCGCGAAAGAGGTCATCGGCGAGGCGAACCTTCTCAAGAGCTGGACCCGTCCATGGGCGGACTGCTCCGCCCGAGTGGACGATCTGTTCGAGATGACGCTTCTGTTGGAGGACGAGGACGACGCGGAGCTGGAGGCGGAACTCGAAGCGGGACTCGGGCGTACGGAGGCGGAGGCCGCCCGCCTGGAGTCGCGGAACATGCTGCGGGGCGAGGACGCCCACCGCAGCGCGCTCGTCACGATCAACCCGGGCGCCGGCGGCACGGAGTCGCAGGACTGGGCCCAGATGCTCATGCGCATGTACGTGCGCTGGGCGGAACAGCACGGCTACGACGTCGAGGTCATGGATCTCCTTCCGGCCGAGGAGGCGGGGATCAAGTCGGCCACGCTCGATGTGGATGGACAGTTCGCCTACGGGTATCTCTCGGCCGAACGGGGGGTCCACCGCCTCGTGCGCATCTCCCCCTTCGACTCGCAGCGACGCCGCCACACGTCGTTCGCGTCGGTCTTCGTCTATCCGGTCGTGGACGAGGACATTGAAGTCGCGGTCAACGAAGAGGAACTCCGGGTCGACACCTTCCGCGCATCCGGAGCGGGCGGCCAACACGTGAACAAGACGGACTCCGCCGTGCGGATCACGCATCTCCCGACGGGTATCGTCGTCTCGTGCCAACAGGAGCGCAGCCAGCACAAGAACAAGTCCAAGGCGATGAAGATGCTGCAGGCGGCCCTCTACCAGCGGGCCGTCGAAGAGCGGGAAGCGCGCCGGGCCGAACTGGAGGGGGCGAAGACGCGGATCGAATGGGGCCGGCAGATCCGGTCCTACGTCCTGCAGCCCTACAAGATGGTCAAGGACCACCGGACGAACCTCGAGGTCGGCAACGTCGACGCCGTGCTGGACGGCGAGATCGACGGTTTCATCCAGGCGTTTCTTCAGGAATCCGGCAAGACGAACGCATGA
- the lysS gene encoding lysine--tRNA ligase has translation MKGPPRDSDSPGFRDAARWYASKDRPKPVRDRFAKLARLRELGVEPYGHAFDRSHDLRSAFAAFEEAEAATDGAADGATDGATDGGDPRELGGVRVAGRILSYRDLGGSAFAHIGDRDGRLQIHFRRNVLGDEGSALMDLLDLGDWVGVEGTVFRTRRGEVTVRAESLHLLTKTLRPLPFGKEEVAEDGRRVVHSGFRDPASRYRQRYADLAVNPEVREVFRIRARVVTELRRWLDARDFLEVETPILQPLYGGALARPFSTYHHRLDRKMFLRIADELYLKRLIVGNLDRVYEIGHDFRNEGIDRTHNPEFTMLELYSAFADYEDVMELTETMLGDVAREVMGTTRFEYDGTVVDLAAPWTRVRWDEAFSEATGLDPRRAEEEDLRALAKETGRADADDLSRVQLLDTLFSDRVEGRITDPVFVYGHPIEMSPLAKPMRGEPEFAERFEVIVCGFELVNAFSELNDPADQWNRFAAQQRLREAGDQEAMEIDEDYVRALEYGLPPTGGFGLGVDRLVMLFTGQTSIRDVVLFPILRPEEGRS, from the coding sequence ATGAAGGGCCCTCCGCGCGACTCCGACTCCCCGGGATTCCGGGACGCCGCCCGCTGGTACGCGTCGAAGGATCGGCCGAAGCCCGTAAGGGACCGCTTCGCGAAGCTCGCCCGGCTGCGCGAACTCGGCGTGGAACCCTACGGCCACGCCTTCGACCGTTCCCACGACCTGCGCAGCGCCTTCGCGGCGTTCGAGGAGGCGGAGGCCGCGACCGACGGGGCGGCGGACGGGGCGACGGACGGGGCGACGGACGGTGGGGATCCCCGCGAACTCGGGGGCGTCCGCGTTGCGGGCCGCATCCTCTCCTATCGGGACCTGGGAGGGAGCGCCTTCGCGCATATCGGCGACCGCGACGGGCGGCTGCAGATCCACTTCCGGCGCAACGTCCTGGGCGATGAGGGCTCGGCGCTCATGGATCTGCTCGACCTCGGCGACTGGGTCGGCGTCGAGGGGACCGTCTTCCGCACCCGGCGCGGCGAAGTCACCGTTCGCGCGGAATCCCTCCACCTCCTGACGAAGACCCTCCGTCCGCTTCCGTTCGGGAAGGAGGAGGTCGCCGAGGATGGGCGGCGGGTCGTGCACAGCGGATTCAGGGATCCGGCTTCGCGCTACCGGCAGCGGTACGCGGACCTGGCGGTGAATCCGGAGGTCCGCGAGGTGTTCCGGATCCGGGCCAGGGTCGTCACGGAACTCCGCCGCTGGCTCGACGCGCGCGACTTCCTTGAGGTGGAGACGCCGATCCTGCAGCCGCTCTACGGGGGCGCGCTCGCCCGGCCGTTCTCCACGTACCACCATCGGCTCGACCGGAAGATGTTCCTGCGGATCGCGGACGAACTCTATCTGAAGCGGCTCATCGTCGGGAACCTCGACCGGGTGTACGAGATCGGGCACGACTTCCGGAACGAGGGGATCGACCGCACGCACAACCCCGAGTTCACGATGCTCGAGTTGTACTCCGCGTTCGCCGACTACGAGGACGTGATGGAGCTCACGGAGACGATGCTCGGCGACGTCGCCCGGGAGGTGATGGGGACGACGCGCTTCGAGTACGACGGGACGGTCGTCGACCTCGCCGCACCCTGGACCCGGGTCCGCTGGGATGAGGCGTTCTCGGAGGCCACGGGGCTCGATCCGCGGCGGGCCGAGGAGGAGGATCTCCGCGCCCTCGCGAAGGAGACCGGGCGCGCCGACGCGGACGACCTCTCGCGCGTCCAGCTCCTGGATACGCTGTTCTCGGACCGGGTCGAAGGCCGGATCACGGACCCGGTCTTCGTGTACGGTCACCCGATCGAGATGAGCCCGCTCGCGAAACCGATGCGGGGAGAGCCGGAGTTCGCGGAGCGGTTCGAGGTCATCGTGTGCGGTTTCGAGCTCGTGAACGCGTTCAGCGAACTCAACGACCCGGCGGATCAGTGGAACCGGTTCGCGGCGCAACAACGCCTGAGGGAAGCCGGCGACCAGGAGGCGATGGAGATCGACGAAGACTACGTGCGGGCGCTGGAATACGGGCTGCCGCCGACCGGCGGGTTCGGCCTCGGGGTCGACCGCCTCGTGATGCTGTTCACGGGGCAGACATCGATTCGCGACGTCGTTCTCTTCCCCATCCTGCGTCCCGAGGAAGGACGCTCATGA
- a CDS encoding ABC transporter ATP-binding protein produces the protein MTADREVEAPSAVRATGLVRTFPSPDGGLLPVLKGIDLTVDPGDALAIVGPSGSGKSTLLHLLGALDRPTAGDVWLGGERVSELGGERLAELRNRFVGFVFQFHHLLRDFTALENVMLPRLIAGASREEARDRASELLAQVGLAERASHRPRRLSGGEQQRVAVARALANAPPLVLADEPSGNLDADATLRLHDLLFELVDGHGAALVVVTHSRELAGRASRVLRIESGALVTAPVNRRAT, from the coding sequence ATGACGGCGGATCGAGAGGTGGAGGCGCCGTCCGCGGTGCGGGCGACCGGGCTCGTCCGGACGTTTCCGAGTCCGGATGGCGGTCTCCTTCCGGTTCTGAAGGGGATCGATCTGACCGTGGACCCGGGAGACGCCCTCGCCATCGTGGGTCCGAGTGGGTCCGGGAAGTCCACGCTGCTACATTTGCTTGGCGCCCTCGACCGGCCGACGGCGGGAGACGTCTGGCTGGGGGGCGAACGGGTGTCGGAACTGGGGGGGGAACGGCTGGCCGAACTCAGGAACCGGTTCGTCGGCTTCGTCTTCCAGTTCCATCACCTGCTGCGCGACTTCACGGCGCTCGAGAACGTGATGCTGCCCCGGTTGATCGCCGGGGCCTCGCGGGAGGAGGCCCGGGACCGGGCCTCGGAACTGCTGGCTCAGGTCGGGCTGGCGGAACGCGCGAGCCACCGGCCGCGCCGGCTCTCCGGCGGCGAGCAGCAGCGGGTCGCGGTGGCGCGGGCGCTGGCGAACGCGCCGCCGCTCGTGCTGGCGGACGAGCCGTCCGGAAACCTGGACGCCGACGCGACGTTGCGCCTGCACGACCTCTTGTTCGAGCTCGTGGACGGGCACGGCGCGGCGCTGGTGGTCGTGACGCACAGCCGCGAACTGGCGGGACGCGCGAGTCGGGTGCTCCGCATCGAGAGCGGCGCACTCGTCACCGCGCCGGTGAACCGCCGGGCGACGTAA
- a CDS encoding ABC transporter permease, producing MSRGQGRFERFVARRYLRGTGRRSSVFGVFRAIGRFLRRPWRPLAGAGSVDEKDSRLVAFISSLAVGGVAVGVMALIVVIGVLNGLQESLRDRILSGGPHAHVMELDNGFQMDDWETVLERVRQDEDVIAASPFAFNKVILTQEGDRYNESVVLRGIPNDPEGMRIAGLMEHLIIGEPPFGPTESGNPGIVVGRGLAQKMGLYQGKVIVAASTRDATLSAAGLSAALRRFEVTGIFQTGLYQYDDELAMAPLAETQTLFGLGESVTGIEFDVGDPWDATEVSARLEEALGWPYRVEGWQELNRSLFSALRLEKLGMAVVLILIVLVASFNIVSTLVMMVADRTREIGILRSMGVTSRGVGKVFTNMGLFIGVVGTTIGAGLGALLAWALTRYEFITLPSDVYFIDRLPISLAPLDVTLIVLGSLLISYLATIYPARKAAALAPVDAIRHE from the coding sequence ATGAGCCGGGGACAGGGGCGTTTCGAGCGGTTCGTCGCCCGGCGTTATCTGCGCGGGACCGGGCGTCGCTCGTCGGTCTTCGGCGTATTCCGGGCCATCGGCCGCTTTCTCCGCCGGCCGTGGCGACCCCTCGCGGGGGCCGGCTCCGTGGACGAAAAAGACTCAAGGCTCGTCGCCTTCATCTCGAGTCTCGCCGTGGGGGGCGTCGCGGTCGGCGTGATGGCGCTCATCGTCGTGATCGGCGTCCTCAACGGCCTCCAGGAGAGCCTCAGGGACCGGATCCTGAGCGGCGGACCGCATGCGCACGTGATGGAACTCGACAACGGCTTCCAGATGGACGACTGGGAGACGGTGCTCGAGCGGGTCCGACAGGACGAGGATGTGATCGCGGCTTCCCCGTTCGCCTTCAACAAGGTCATCCTCACCCAGGAGGGCGACCGTTACAACGAATCCGTCGTGCTGCGCGGGATCCCGAACGACCCGGAGGGGATGCGGATCGCCGGGCTGATGGAGCACCTCATCATCGGGGAGCCGCCCTTCGGCCCGACGGAATCCGGAAACCCGGGCATCGTGGTGGGACGCGGCCTCGCGCAGAAGATGGGTCTTTACCAGGGGAAGGTCATCGTCGCGGCGTCCACCCGGGACGCGACGCTCTCGGCTGCGGGGCTCTCGGCCGCGCTCCGACGCTTCGAGGTCACGGGGATCTTCCAGACGGGGCTCTATCAGTACGACGACGAGCTCGCGATGGCCCCGCTCGCCGAGACGCAGACCCTGTTCGGACTCGGCGAGTCCGTGACCGGGATCGAGTTCGACGTCGGCGATCCGTGGGACGCGACGGAAGTATCCGCGCGGCTGGAGGAGGCGCTCGGCTGGCCCTACCGGGTGGAGGGCTGGCAGGAACTCAACCGGAGCCTCTTCTCCGCGCTGCGACTCGAGAAGCTCGGCATGGCCGTCGTCCTCATCCTCATCGTCCTCGTCGCTTCGTTCAACATCGTCTCGACGCTCGTGATGATGGTCGCCGACCGCACGCGCGAGATCGGCATCCTCCGCTCGATGGGGGTGACGTCGCGGGGCGTCGGCAAGGTCTTCACCAACATGGGGCTCTTCATCGGTGTCGTCGGCACCACGATCGGGGCCGGCCTCGGAGCCCTCCTCGCCTGGGCGCTGACCCGCTACGAGTTCATCACGCTCCCCAGCGATGTCTACTTCATCGACCGGCTGCCGATTTCGCTCGCGCCGCTCGATGTCACGCTGATCGTCCTCGGATCGCTGCTCATCTCCTACCTCGCCACGATCTACCCGGCGCGAAAGGCCGCGGCGCTCGCGCCGGTCGACGCCATCCGGCACGAATGA
- a CDS encoding UvrB/UvrC motif-containing protein: MDCENCGERKATITLTEIENNEMRTLNLCSTCATLKGVAPGGGSAPMADLLAHLGGSAGENLFDEAGEACEYCGTGAGDFRKSGRLGCPQCYAQFHRQLRALLRRVHGSSQHMGKVYVSTAPDADPEQVRLSTLRRRLERAVEIEDFESAADLRDAIHALTEVS, encoded by the coding sequence ATGGACTGCGAGAACTGCGGGGAGCGCAAGGCGACGATCACGCTTACGGAGATCGAGAACAACGAGATGCGCACGCTCAATCTCTGTTCGACCTGCGCGACGTTGAAGGGCGTGGCGCCCGGCGGCGGATCCGCGCCCATGGCGGATCTGCTCGCGCACCTCGGCGGGAGCGCCGGGGAAAACCTGTTCGACGAGGCCGGCGAGGCCTGCGAGTACTGCGGCACCGGGGCCGGCGACTTCCGCAAATCGGGGAGGTTGGGCTGTCCGCAGTGCTACGCGCAGTTCCACCGCCAGCTCCGTGCGCTCCTCCGCCGGGTGCACGGCTCCTCGCAGCACATGGGCAAGGTGTACGTCAGCACGGCCCCGGACGCGGACCCCGAGCAGGTTCGCCTCTCCACCCTCAGGCGGCGGCTCGAGCGCGCCGTGGAGATCGAGGACTTCGAATCCGCGGCGGACCTCAGAGATGCGATCCACGCGCTGACGGAGGTCTCGTGA
- the rnr gene encoding ribonuclease R, which yields MRPEVRSRRGDPDHAHRRGETSLTRGGRPPGRGGSRGRGRSRGRGRSRSRPRGRRPISGRLQRIESGAAFVIPDEGDEDIFVRARDLGSAVDGDRVTVRIDDRGRRGPRGIVIEILERAHSRVVGVFHGERGHGWLDATRPKLGIDVFIPARGRGAAASGDLVVVEVTDWGEEGPGPAGRVERVLGPSGDSAAAVLAIQVGYGIPDAFPEAVEEAATALAARGIRPADLQGREDCRRDRVVTIDPADACDHDDAISIERLSGGAARIGIHIADVSHYVREGDRLDAEAWERGTSVYLVDRVLPMLPHALSSDLCSLVPGEDRLTLAAFLTVDRRGTLRGTRFARAVIRSAHRLSYEEAQEALDGETTPATERDPGLREDLRALLEVSRGFFDRRRARGSLDFDLPESRVVLDEEGAPIDVRRRERLDSHRLIEDLMIAANEAVASWAIEEGVPALYRIHEEPNPEKLDTLRLLAGEFGLSFPQRNPRPRDFQRLLDAVKGRVEEPIISVQVLRSLAKARYETRNDGHFGLASPAYLHFTSPIRRYPDLVVHRQLARWLAGPARSRETSGEWLSATARHASAREENAARAERDSVELKKVEFMERHVGDHFDGTISATTRFGFFVRLDAVDIEGLVHVSRLAGDHYVHDRTQHALRGRRTRRSYRLGDAVEVQVVRVDREALRVDFDLV from the coding sequence TTGCGGCCTGAAGTTCGAAGTCGACGAGGGGATCCCGATCATGCTCATCGACGAGGCGAAACCTCTCTGACCCGCGGCGGACGACCGCCGGGCCGCGGAGGGTCGCGGGGCCGGGGACGATCCCGGGGTCGCGGACGATCCCGGAGCCGACCCCGAGGTCGCCGGCCAATCAGCGGGCGGCTGCAACGGATCGAGAGCGGCGCGGCCTTCGTCATCCCCGACGAGGGCGATGAAGACATCTTCGTCCGCGCCCGCGATCTCGGCTCGGCCGTGGACGGCGACCGCGTCACCGTGCGGATCGACGACCGCGGGCGGCGCGGACCCAGGGGAATCGTCATCGAGATCCTCGAGCGGGCCCACTCTCGCGTCGTCGGCGTCTTCCACGGCGAGCGCGGGCACGGCTGGCTCGACGCGACCCGGCCGAAGCTCGGAATCGACGTGTTCATCCCCGCGCGCGGTCGCGGAGCGGCCGCGTCCGGCGACCTCGTCGTTGTCGAGGTCACGGACTGGGGGGAAGAGGGTCCGGGCCCGGCGGGCCGCGTCGAACGCGTGCTCGGGCCTTCCGGAGACTCCGCCGCGGCGGTGCTCGCGATACAGGTGGGATACGGGATCCCCGACGCGTTCCCGGAAGCCGTCGAGGAGGCGGCGACGGCCCTGGCCGCGCGGGGAATCCGGCCGGCGGACCTCCAAGGGCGCGAGGATTGTCGGCGTGACCGCGTGGTCACGATCGACCCCGCCGACGCCTGCGACCACGACGACGCGATCTCCATCGAACGGCTCTCGGGGGGCGCGGCACGGATCGGAATTCACATCGCGGACGTGTCGCACTACGTACGCGAGGGCGACCGGCTCGATGCGGAAGCCTGGGAGCGGGGCACGAGCGTGTACCTCGTCGACCGCGTGCTGCCGATGCTCCCGCACGCGCTGTCGAGCGACCTCTGCTCGCTCGTGCCCGGGGAAGACCGGCTGACGCTGGCCGCTTTCCTCACCGTCGATCGGCGGGGAACGCTTCGGGGGACGCGTTTCGCCCGCGCGGTCATCCGAAGCGCGCACCGCCTCTCCTATGAAGAGGCGCAGGAGGCGTTGGACGGCGAAACGACCCCGGCGACGGAGCGGGATCCGGGCCTGCGCGAGGACCTTCGGGCGCTGCTCGAGGTGAGCCGGGGGTTCTTTGATCGCCGCAGGGCTCGGGGCAGCCTGGACTTCGACCTGCCGGAGTCCAGGGTCGTGCTCGACGAAGAAGGGGCTCCCATCGACGTGCGGCGACGGGAGCGGCTCGATTCCCACCGGCTCATCGAGGACCTGATGATCGCCGCGAATGAAGCGGTGGCGAGCTGGGCGATCGAGGAGGGGGTGCCCGCGCTCTACCGGATCCACGAGGAGCCGAACCCCGAGAAGCTCGACACGCTGCGTCTCCTGGCGGGCGAATTCGGGCTCTCCTTCCCGCAACGGAACCCGCGCCCTCGCGACTTCCAGCGCCTGCTCGACGCGGTGAAGGGCAGGGTGGAGGAACCGATCATCTCCGTCCAGGTGCTGCGGAGCCTCGCCAAGGCCCGCTACGAGACGCGCAACGACGGCCATTTCGGGCTCGCATCGCCGGCGTACCTCCACTTCACGTCGCCCATCCGCCGGTACCCGGACCTCGTCGTCCACCGGCAACTCGCTCGCTGGCTGGCGGGGCCGGCCCGCTCTCGCGAGACCAGCGGGGAATGGCTCTCCGCGACAGCCCGGCACGCCTCGGCGCGCGAAGAGAACGCGGCCCGGGCCGAGCGCGATTCGGTGGAACTCAAGAAGGTCGAGTTCATGGAACGGCATGTCGGAGATCACTTCGACGGTACGATCAGCGCCACGACCCGCTTCGGCTTCTTCGTCCGACTCGACGCGGTCGACATCGAGGGGCTCGTCCATGTGAGCCGCCTCGCCGGGGACCATTATGTGCACGACCGGACGCAGCACGCGCTCCGGGGCCGTCGCACGCGGAGAAGCTACCGGCTCGGCGACGCCGTGGAGGTTCAGGTCGTCCGCGTGGATCGCGAGGCGCTGCGGGTCGATTTCGACCTGGTGTAG